One window of the Archangium primigenium genome contains the following:
- a CDS encoding metallophosphoesterase family protein → MRFLHCSDVHMTADYAALPLGPLGWRRWLAMFEQWGGRRKAFAHAPGTFAAIARDSLRPGVDHLIVTGDLTQYALEPEFVLARQSLGPLADMPRRCTVIPGNHDVFTPGSHRTGRFARHFGALMESDLPEYQREGAFPFVRLVGDEAAVVGLSSARVPPVPGLAYGHIGAAQLEGLAGIVEDPRLAGRAVLVGVHHAPFTARGRADHRFHGLKDAQALLSLLPGPRFAVLHGHIHRRYHHPATAERPHVFGAGSSTQAGREGYWLIEVEGGQVTGGRMALPGEGEADAPAGLHA, encoded by the coding sequence ATGCGCTTCCTGCACTGCTCGGATGTCCACATGACGGCGGACTACGCGGCGCTGCCGCTCGGGCCCCTGGGCTGGCGGCGGTGGCTCGCCATGTTCGAGCAGTGGGGGGGGCGGCGAAAGGCCTTCGCGCACGCCCCCGGGACGTTCGCCGCCATCGCGCGCGACTCGCTGCGGCCCGGCGTGGATCACCTCATCGTCACCGGAGACCTCACCCAGTACGCGCTGGAGCCCGAGTTCGTGCTCGCGCGCCAGTCGCTCGGGCCCCTGGCGGACATGCCGCGCCGGTGCACGGTCATTCCCGGCAACCACGACGTCTTCACTCCGGGCAGCCACCGCACGGGGCGCTTCGCCCGGCACTTCGGCGCGTTGATGGAGAGCGACCTGCCCGAGTACCAGCGCGAGGGCGCCTTTCCCTTCGTGCGCCTGGTGGGCGACGAGGCCGCAGTGGTGGGCCTGTCCTCGGCGCGGGTGCCGCCCGTGCCTGGGCTCGCCTATGGCCACATCGGCGCGGCGCAATTGGAGGGACTGGCGGGAATCGTGGAGGACCCACGGCTCGCGGGCCGGGCCGTCCTGGTGGGCGTGCACCACGCGCCCTTCACCGCACGGGGCCGCGCGGATCACCGCTTCCATGGCTTGAAGGATGCCCAAGCGCTGTTGTCCCTGCTGCCGGGGCCGCGCTTCGCGGTGCTGCATGGCCACATCCACCGGCGCTACCACCATCCGGCCACCGCGGAGCGCCCCCACGTGTTCGGCGCGGGCTCCTCCACGCAGGCGGGCCGCGAGGGGTACTGGCTCATCGAGGTGGAGGGCGGCCAGGTGACGGGCGGGCGCATGGCCCTCCCCGGTGAGGGGGAGGCGGATGCGCCCGCGGGGCTTCACGCCTGA
- a CDS encoding diguanylate cyclase domain-containing protein codes for MPPPLRRSAPLACPSSCWCALVSEPVAAKVLVVEDNRTMLALMQYYLSKDFTVFLARSAEEALEVLQREQLHAVVSDQNLGDGLMGVDLLKRVSELQPHAARILVTASQKLEDAQKAINEARVNHFLTKPFTEQELKNTVGQAVHNAALVAIRDKMVLELKEQLGLRPALKPATGRSPLSSTRVKTVEPRSAESRVSSQPLIPESERLAFRDGLTGLYNHRYFQEALSAGLLSARRREQKLVLLMVDIDGFRHLNLTRGYAEGDKLLRRVAQLVTDLMEDPVTHARSDNSSEISARYDWDVFGVVLCNADLDRALNYAERLRKAVEELDFPEGTGAAVGAVTVSTGVAVFPDQARTEQDLVSAAERALRASKAAGPNRIFVAPKG; via the coding sequence ATGCCCCCACCTTTGCGACGCTCGGCGCCTCTTGCATGCCCCTCGTCGTGTTGGTGTGCCCTGGTGAGTGAGCCTGTTGCTGCGAAGGTCCTAGTGGTCGAGGACAACCGGACGATGCTGGCCCTGATGCAGTACTACCTGAGCAAGGACTTCACCGTCTTTCTCGCCAGGTCCGCGGAGGAAGCGCTCGAAGTCCTCCAGCGGGAACAACTGCACGCGGTCGTATCGGATCAAAACCTTGGTGACGGGCTCATGGGGGTGGATCTCCTCAAGCGCGTCTCCGAGCTCCAACCCCATGCCGCGCGCATCCTGGTGACGGCATCCCAGAAGCTGGAGGACGCCCAGAAGGCCATCAACGAAGCGCGGGTGAACCATTTCCTCACCAAGCCCTTCACCGAGCAGGAGCTCAAGAACACCGTGGGCCAGGCGGTGCACAACGCCGCCCTGGTGGCCATCCGCGACAAGATGGTGCTCGAGCTCAAGGAGCAGCTCGGCCTGCGGCCCGCGCTCAAGCCGGCCACGGGGCGCTCGCCCCTGTCGAGCACGCGGGTGAAGACGGTGGAGCCGCGCTCGGCCGAGTCGCGCGTCAGCTCCCAGCCCCTCATCCCCGAGAGCGAGCGCCTGGCGTTCCGCGACGGGCTCACCGGGCTCTACAACCACCGCTACTTCCAGGAGGCCCTGAGCGCGGGCCTGCTGAGCGCGCGGCGCCGCGAGCAGAAGCTGGTGCTCCTGATGGTGGACATCGACGGCTTTCGCCACCTCAACCTCACCCGGGGCTATGCCGAGGGCGACAAGCTCCTGCGCCGCGTGGCCCAACTGGTGACGGACCTGATGGAGGACCCCGTCACCCACGCGCGCAGCGACAACTCCTCGGAGATCTCCGCCCGCTACGACTGGGACGTGTTCGGCGTGGTGCTCTGCAACGCCGACCTGGACCGGGCGCTCAACTACGCCGAGCGTCTGCGCAAGGCGGTGGAGGAGCTGGACTTCCCCGAGGGCACGGGCGCCGCGGTGGGCGCGGTCACCGTGAGCACCGGCGTGGCCGTCTTCCCGGATCAGGCCCGCACCGAGCAGGACCTGGTCTCCGCCGCCGAGCGGGCCCTGCGCGCGTCCAAGGCCGCCGGCCCCAACCGCATCTTCGTGGCCCCCAAGGGCTGA
- a CDS encoding FAD/NAD(P)-binding protein, which yields MSSERRWDVLVVGGGASGTLLAVQLLRHASGPLRVALLERSGNIGPGLAYSTPSASHLLNVPVAKMSAFADDPEHFLRWMRRVAPDTAPCDFVQRRRYGQYLESVLRTARRHAAPQVSFMPLKGEAVSLSRADGGGYQVELLDGSRLEAQRVVLAVGNAQPADLPVEDLGLFASPRYVRSPWAPGALDGIAPHDPVLLIGTGLTMVDTVLSLAERHHEGRIHAVSRHGLLPHVHRHGPAAPPPTFPAPRHVRSLLGTLRREAARAPEDWRGVVDALRPVTASLWGDLAPSERRRFLCHLRTFWDVHRHRMAPSVNETVRQLRSAGVLRPQAARVRGFRMVDEQWVEARLSPRGLGREESLRVRHVINCTGPDASLGRGHPLLRALLDSGLGRLDSLGLGLATDGEGALLDARGRVAEGLFTLGPLRRGELWESTAVPEIRAQATALSSRLLRAFASQPGLSPSRLSLPLS from the coding sequence GTGAGCTCCGAGCGGCGGTGGGATGTCCTGGTGGTGGGTGGCGGTGCGAGTGGGACACTGCTGGCGGTGCAGCTGTTGCGTCATGCCTCGGGTCCGCTCCGGGTGGCGCTCCTGGAGCGCTCCGGAAACATTGGCCCGGGACTGGCCTACTCCACGCCGAGCGCGAGTCACCTCCTCAACGTTCCCGTGGCGAAGATGAGCGCCTTCGCGGACGACCCCGAGCACTTCCTGCGCTGGATGCGCCGCGTGGCGCCGGACACGGCCCCGTGTGACTTCGTCCAGCGCCGGCGCTACGGCCAATACCTGGAGTCGGTGTTGCGCACGGCGCGCCGGCACGCCGCCCCCCAGGTGAGCTTCATGCCCCTCAAGGGCGAGGCCGTCTCCTTGTCCCGGGCGGACGGCGGGGGCTACCAGGTGGAGCTGCTCGACGGCTCCCGGCTGGAAGCCCAGCGGGTGGTGCTGGCGGTGGGCAATGCCCAGCCCGCGGACCTGCCGGTGGAGGATCTCGGGCTGTTCGCCAGCCCCCGGTATGTCCGCTCGCCCTGGGCTCCGGGCGCCCTGGACGGCATCGCGCCGCACGATCCGGTGCTGCTCATCGGCACGGGCCTGACCATGGTGGACACGGTGCTGTCGCTCGCCGAGCGCCACCACGAGGGCCGCATCCACGCCGTGTCGCGGCATGGCCTGCTGCCCCACGTGCACCGCCATGGGCCCGCCGCGCCGCCGCCGACGTTCCCCGCGCCCCGGCATGTCCGCTCGCTGCTCGGCACGCTGCGGCGAGAAGCGGCCCGGGCACCCGAGGATTGGCGAGGGGTCGTGGACGCGCTGCGGCCCGTGACGGCCTCGCTCTGGGGGGACCTGGCGCCCTCCGAGCGCCGCCGCTTCCTGTGCCACCTGCGCACCTTCTGGGACGTGCACCGCCACCGCATGGCCCCGAGCGTCAACGAGACCGTGCGCCAGCTGCGCAGCGCGGGCGTGCTGCGCCCGCAGGCGGCGCGGGTGCGGGGCTTCCGGATGGTGGACGAGCAGTGGGTGGAGGCGCGGTTGAGCCCTCGCGGGCTCGGGCGCGAGGAGTCCCTGCGCGTGCGGCACGTCATCAATTGTACCGGTCCGGATGCGTCCCTCGGCCGGGGTCATCCTCTGCTGCGCGCGCTGCTCGACTCGGGGCTGGGCCGGTTGGATTCCCTGGGCCTGGGCCTGGCCACGGACGGGGAGGGCGCGCTGCTCGACGCCCGGGGCCGGGTGGCCGAGGGGCTCTTCACGCTCGGACCGCTGCGCCGGGGCGAGCTGTGGGAGAGCACCGCGGTGCCGGAGATCCGCGCCCAGGCGACCGCCCTGTCCTCGCGACTGCTGCGCGCCTTCGCGTCCCAGCCGGGACTGTCCCCCTCTCGCCTCTCGCTCCCGCTGTCCTGA
- the rlmN gene encoding 23S rRNA (adenine(2503)-C(2))-methyltransferase RlmN, translating into MPPTPPAAAPAGVNLYDMPRAALGEWLSTRGYSAHYRDLLWSALYRQQVGGLEELQGLKPELVAMLRAEARLDRPAPHHEAVSTDGFTRKLLLRMHDGQTVETVLMRFKGRATVCLSTQAGCAMGCVFCATGQMGFVRHLSPGEIIGQVLHVTRLLRETNETLRNVVLMGMGEPLHNYEGTLAAVDILVDALGLALGPRFITLSTVGVVPGIRRLADEDRPVQLAVSLHGATDAERGALVPTARKWPLAELMDACRYYSDKRKRRIFYEWALIAGQNDTPAQAHALGALLQGMDAHVNLIPLNPTVGYAQAPSGPDAVRGFQDILAGYGLPSTVRQRRGIDIDAGCGQLKAAVERARPARVAATPS; encoded by the coding sequence ATGCCGCCGACGCCGCCCGCCGCCGCCCCCGCCGGGGTCAACCTCTATGACATGCCCCGCGCCGCCCTGGGCGAGTGGCTGAGCACCCGCGGCTACAGCGCCCACTACCGGGATCTGCTCTGGAGCGCGCTCTACCGCCAGCAGGTGGGCGGCCTCGAGGAGCTGCAGGGCCTCAAGCCCGAGCTGGTGGCGATGCTGCGCGCGGAGGCCCGGCTGGACAGGCCCGCGCCGCACCACGAGGCGGTGAGCACGGACGGCTTCACGCGCAAGCTGCTCTTGCGGATGCACGACGGGCAGACGGTGGAGACGGTGCTCATGCGGTTCAAGGGCCGGGCCACGGTGTGCCTGAGCACCCAGGCGGGGTGCGCCATGGGCTGCGTCTTCTGCGCCACGGGGCAGATGGGCTTCGTGCGGCACCTGTCGCCCGGGGAGATCATCGGCCAGGTGCTGCACGTCACGCGGCTGTTGCGCGAGACGAACGAGACCTTGCGCAACGTGGTGCTCATGGGCATGGGCGAGCCCCTGCACAACTACGAGGGCACGCTCGCGGCGGTGGACATCCTCGTGGACGCGCTGGGCCTGGCGCTCGGGCCGCGCTTCATCACCTTGAGCACCGTGGGCGTGGTGCCCGGCATCCGCCGGCTCGCGGACGAGGACCGGCCGGTGCAGCTGGCCGTCAGCCTGCACGGCGCCACGGACGCGGAGCGCGGCGCGCTGGTGCCCACGGCGCGCAAGTGGCCCCTCGCCGAGCTGATGGACGCCTGCCGCTACTACTCGGACAAGCGCAAGCGCCGCATCTTCTATGAGTGGGCGCTCATCGCCGGGCAGAACGACACGCCCGCGCAGGCCCACGCCCTGGGCGCCCTGCTCCAGGGCATGGACGCCCACGTCAACCTCATCCCCCTCAACCCCACGGTGGGCTACGCCCAGGCGCCCAGCGGCCCGGACGCCGTGCGCGGCTTCCAGGACATCCTCGCGGGCTACGGCCTGCCCAGCACCGTGCGGCAGCGGCGGGGCATCGACATCGACGCGGGGTGTGGCCAGCTCAAGGCCGCCGTGGAGCGCGCACGCCCGGCGCGTGTGGCGGCCACGCCCTCCTGA
- the gluQRS gene encoding tRNA glutamyl-Q(34) synthetase GluQRS: MSFRGRFAPSPTGRIHLGNARSALLGWLQARAAGGRFLLRIEDLDRARCRPAFLEDLYRDLTWLGLDWDEPPLVQSERGDLYRDALERLERLGRVYPCFCTRAEIARAASAPHGLGDEGPRYPGTCALLPREVREERARTRPPAMRFQPLPGAWCFEDGLHGPVCQDVATLVGDFVVRRNDGVASYQLAVVVDDVASGITDVLRGDDLLGSTPRQLQLYQALGAPPPRFWHVPLVLGEDGKRLAKREGAFAVAELRERGLPVERVLGVLAAWSGLGDGSPVTLAELVRRFEPGALPRAPVVAREALLREALGWEPAPRG, translated from the coding sequence ATGAGCTTTCGCGGACGCTTCGCGCCCAGCCCCACCGGCCGCATCCACCTCGGCAATGCCCGCAGTGCCCTGCTGGGCTGGCTGCAGGCCCGCGCGGCCGGGGGCCGCTTCCTCTTGCGCATCGAGGACCTGGACCGCGCACGCTGCAGGCCCGCCTTCCTGGAGGACCTGTACCGGGACCTGACGTGGCTGGGGCTGGACTGGGACGAGCCCCCGCTCGTGCAGAGCGAGCGCGGAGACCTCTACCGCGACGCCCTGGAGCGGCTGGAGCGCCTGGGCCGCGTCTACCCCTGCTTCTGCACACGCGCGGAGATCGCCCGGGCGGCGAGCGCGCCCCACGGCCTGGGCGACGAGGGCCCCCGCTATCCCGGCACCTGCGCCCTGCTGCCCCGGGAGGTCCGCGAGGAGCGCGCGCGCACCCGGCCCCCGGCGATGCGCTTCCAGCCCCTGCCGGGCGCGTGGTGCTTCGAGGACGGGCTGCACGGCCCGGTGTGCCAGGACGTGGCCACGCTGGTGGGGGACTTCGTCGTGCGCCGCAATGACGGCGTGGCCAGCTACCAACTCGCGGTGGTGGTGGACGACGTGGCCAGCGGCATCACCGACGTGCTCCGGGGCGATGATCTGCTCGGCTCCACCCCCCGGCAACTCCAGCTGTACCAGGCGCTGGGCGCCCCACCGCCCCGCTTCTGGCACGTGCCCCTGGTGCTGGGCGAGGACGGCAAGCGGCTGGCCAAGCGCGAGGGCGCCTTCGCGGTGGCCGAGCTGCGCGAGCGGGGCCTTCCCGTCGAGCGCGTGCTGGGAGTGCTCGCCGCCTGGAGCGGGCTCGGGGATGGAAGCCCGGTGACGCTCGCCGAGCTCGTCCGCCGCTTCGAGCCGGGTGCCCTGCCTCGCGCGCCCGTGGTGGCCCGGGAAGCCCTGCTGCGAGAAGCCTTGGGATGGGAGCCCGCACCGAGGGGTTGA
- a CDS encoding NAD(P)/FAD-dependent oxidoreductase, with the protein MTPHIVIVGAGPAGSSAAILLAQRGARVTLLERARFPRDKTCGDGCTPRALWMLERLGLGALPDEVGAPVDSVRAVSPGGLTWNAVIPERLFGGRASVVPREVLDERLVRRAVQVGATLREGVRVVGLERARDALRVHCQTGEPLDADVVLGCDGSPSVVRGALGAPAFPEHEGAFAVRAYYEDVRLTHPRSMGFFWEEALLPAYGWIFPLPGGRANVGLGMRADQLAASGARLPELLERFCASPHVARELTGARRVGRVKGHHLPYGSSAHQTTFDRALLLGDAAGFVNPLTGEGIEFALESGAFAAETLVEAFSTGDLSARGLHGYARRWRPRFRTAFRLNRRLMWAFERPRMLDRVFRIANQETWAGDELIDVLSGEATRLSWRFLAAVTFRS; encoded by the coding sequence TTGACTCCCCACATCGTCATCGTCGGCGCGGGCCCCGCGGGCTCCTCGGCCGCGATCCTGCTCGCGCAGCGGGGCGCGCGCGTCACCCTGCTCGAGCGCGCCCGCTTCCCCCGGGACAAGACGTGTGGGGATGGCTGCACGCCCCGGGCCCTGTGGATGCTGGAGCGGCTGGGGCTCGGCGCCCTGCCCGACGAGGTGGGCGCGCCGGTGGACTCGGTGCGCGCCGTGTCCCCCGGCGGCCTCACGTGGAACGCCGTCATCCCCGAGCGGCTCTTTGGCGGGCGCGCCAGCGTGGTGCCCCGGGAGGTGCTCGACGAGCGGCTGGTGCGGCGCGCGGTGCAGGTGGGCGCCACGCTGCGCGAGGGCGTGCGGGTGGTGGGCCTGGAGCGCGCGCGCGACGCGCTGCGCGTACACTGTCAGACCGGCGAGCCACTCGACGCCGACGTGGTGCTCGGGTGTGACGGCTCGCCCTCGGTGGTGCGCGGCGCGCTCGGCGCCCCGGCGTTCCCCGAGCACGAGGGCGCCTTCGCCGTGCGCGCCTATTATGAGGACGTGCGGCTGACCCACCCGCGCAGCATGGGCTTCTTCTGGGAGGAGGCCCTGCTGCCCGCGTACGGGTGGATCTTCCCGCTGCCCGGAGGCCGCGCCAACGTGGGGCTCGGCATGCGCGCCGACCAGCTCGCCGCGTCCGGCGCGCGGCTGCCCGAGCTGCTCGAGCGCTTCTGCGCCAGCCCCCACGTGGCCCGGGAGCTCACGGGCGCCCGGCGCGTGGGCCGGGTCAAGGGCCACCACCTGCCCTACGGCTCCTCGGCCCACCAGACCACCTTCGATCGCGCGCTGCTGCTCGGCGACGCGGCCGGCTTCGTCAATCCGCTCACGGGCGAGGGCATCGAGTTCGCCCTGGAGTCGGGCGCCTTCGCCGCCGAGACGCTCGTGGAGGCCTTCTCCACGGGAGACCTGTCGGCGCGGGGACTGCACGGCTACGCGCGGCGCTGGCGCCCGCGCTTTCGCACCGCGTTCCGGCTCAATCGTCGGTTGATGTGGGCCTTCGAGCGGCCGCGCATGCTCGACCGCGTCTTCCGCATCGCCAACCAGGAGACCTGGGCCGGGGACGAGCTCATCGACGTGCTCAGTGGCGAGGCGACGCGGCTGTCCTGGCGTTTCCTCGCGGCGGTGACCTTCCGCAGCTGA
- a CDS encoding GNAT family N-acetyltransferase encodes MPVTVQQLVPRDTEALRALLARDPAHNLYLLGLLEEFGLVSAEQRGSFSYWGRFDGGTLTAALFVGGEGGLLVPSAHDGASTGVIADALADRVRLRSAVGEKPAVDALVRSLCTGKPKLSRTYRLFSVSADDLGPFTNPLLRLARDEDLARLLPLAAGAVKELHERDPLVEDSRFEQRVAQRVRARRTYVLEENGELVFKVDIGSRSQYGAELEGLYTVPAHRRKGHAVLCLGQISRFLLSSLPRLTLRVEEKDESMARIARRVGYLAGRTQRLVLMD; translated from the coding sequence ATGCCCGTCACCGTTCAACAGCTCGTTCCCCGGGACACCGAAGCGCTGCGGGCGCTGCTCGCGCGGGATCCAGCCCACAACCTCTACCTCCTGGGGTTGTTGGAGGAGTTCGGCCTCGTGTCCGCGGAGCAGCGGGGCAGCTTCTCCTACTGGGGGCGCTTCGATGGCGGCACGCTCACCGCGGCGCTCTTCGTGGGCGGCGAGGGCGGGCTGCTGGTGCCCTCGGCCCATGACGGCGCGTCCACGGGCGTCATCGCGGACGCGCTGGCGGATCGGGTGCGGCTGCGCTCGGCGGTGGGCGAGAAGCCCGCGGTGGACGCGCTCGTGCGCAGCCTGTGCACGGGCAAGCCGAAGCTCTCGCGCACCTACCGGCTCTTCTCCGTGTCCGCCGATGACCTGGGCCCCTTCACCAACCCGCTCTTGCGGCTGGCGCGCGACGAGGACCTCGCGCGCCTGTTGCCCCTGGCGGCCGGGGCGGTGAAGGAGCTGCACGAGCGGGATCCCCTCGTGGAGGACTCGCGCTTCGAGCAGCGGGTGGCCCAGCGGGTGCGCGCGCGGCGCACCTACGTGTTGGAGGAGAACGGCGAGCTGGTGTTCAAGGTGGACATCGGCAGCCGCTCCCAATACGGCGCGGAGCTGGAGGGCCTGTACACAGTGCCCGCCCACCGCCGCAAGGGCCACGCCGTGCTGTGCCTGGGACAGATCTCCCGCTTCCTGCTCTCGTCCCTGCCACGACTCACGCTCCGGGTGGAGGAGAAGGACGAGTCCATGGCGCGCATCGCCCGGCGGGTGGGCTACCTGGCCGGACGCACCCAGCGCCTGGTGCTGATGGACTGA
- a CDS encoding glutamate--cysteine ligase gives MGLQIQSETFTDEEYGRFSQRLEESLGVLREVLARPGFGVGEHSLGAELELFLVDTHGRPLPLNKEVLGRTEDPRVTVEIGRFNLECNMLPGPLAGRPFSAMRAEFESALAEVRRAAATVGGRVVVTGILPTLRDGDLGPSSLTPMARYRAMATSLRRNRGAEPVRVVIQGEDQFSREWDEVTLEGANTSVQFHLRTNPADFARLYNACQLATAPVLAISGNSPFLLGRRLWDETRVALFRQAVDDRGEVSAEAPRPGRVSFGHGWVREGPWELFAESVALYPPLLPVMGEESPREALARGAVPRLDELRLHQGTVWSWNRAVYDPGDGGHVRIEMRALPAGPTVEDMLANGALLLGLTLGLGRQVDAWLPAMPFAYAQQNFLRAARQGMDATLLWPERPLSMPRPVSAPVLVERLLPIAREGLVGAGVDPTEVEALLGLIQARVRARCTGARWQRKMLARLEGHMPRPDALGALLERYVALSASGSPVHEWPGD, from the coding sequence ATGGGCCTGCAAATCCAGTCGGAGACCTTCACGGACGAGGAGTACGGCCGGTTCAGCCAGCGGCTCGAGGAGAGCCTCGGCGTGCTGCGCGAGGTGCTGGCGCGGCCCGGCTTCGGCGTGGGCGAGCACTCGCTGGGCGCCGAGCTGGAGCTGTTCCTGGTGGACACGCACGGCCGGCCCCTGCCGCTCAACAAGGAGGTGCTCGGCCGGACGGAGGACCCCCGGGTGACGGTGGAGATCGGCCGCTTCAACCTGGAATGCAACATGCTGCCCGGCCCGCTCGCGGGGCGCCCCTTCTCGGCCATGCGCGCGGAGTTCGAGAGCGCGCTCGCGGAGGTGCGGCGCGCGGCGGCCACGGTGGGCGGACGCGTGGTGGTGACGGGCATCCTCCCCACGCTGCGCGACGGGGACCTGGGCCCCAGCTCCCTCACCCCCATGGCGCGCTACCGGGCCATGGCCACCTCCCTGCGCCGCAACCGGGGCGCCGAGCCCGTGCGGGTCGTCATCCAGGGGGAGGACCAGTTCTCGCGGGAGTGGGACGAGGTCACGCTGGAGGGGGCCAACACCTCGGTGCAGTTCCACCTGCGCACCAACCCGGCGGACTTCGCGCGGCTGTACAACGCGTGCCAGCTCGCCACGGCGCCGGTGCTGGCCATCAGCGGCAACTCGCCCTTCCTGCTCGGGCGGCGGCTGTGGGACGAGACGCGGGTGGCGCTCTTCCGCCAGGCGGTGGACGACCGGGGCGAGGTGTCCGCCGAGGCGCCCCGGCCGGGCCGGGTGTCCTTCGGGCACGGCTGGGTGCGCGAGGGCCCCTGGGAGCTGTTCGCCGAGTCGGTGGCGCTCTATCCGCCGCTCCTGCCCGTGATGGGGGAGGAGTCCCCTCGCGAGGCCCTGGCCCGGGGCGCGGTGCCCCGCCTGGACGAGCTGCGACTGCACCAGGGGACAGTGTGGAGCTGGAACCGCGCCGTGTACGATCCCGGTGACGGCGGCCACGTGCGCATCGAGATGCGGGCCCTGCCCGCCGGTCCCACGGTGGAGGACATGCTGGCCAACGGCGCGTTGTTGTTGGGCCTCACCCTGGGTCTGGGTCGCCAGGTCGACGCCTGGCTGCCCGCGATGCCCTTCGCCTACGCCCAGCAGAACTTCCTGCGCGCCGCGCGCCAGGGCATGGACGCGACCCTGCTGTGGCCCGAGCGCCCCTTGTCGATGCCCCGGCCCGTCTCCGCGCCCGTCCTGGTGGAGCGCCTGCTGCCCATCGCGCGCGAGGGCTTGGTGGGCGCGGGCGTGGACCCCACCGAGGTGGAGGCCCTGCTCGGTCTCATCCAGGCCCGGGTGCGGGCCCGGTGCACGGGAGCACGCTGGCAGCGGAAGATGTTGGCCCGCCTGGAAGGTCACATGCCCCGGCCCGACGCCCTGGGCGCACTGCTGGAGCGCTATGTGGCGCTCTCGGCGTCCGGCAGCCCGGTCCACGAGTGGCCGGGAGATTGA